The proteins below are encoded in one region of Avibacterium volantium:
- the rlmE gene encoding 23S rRNA (uridine(2552)-2'-O)-methyltransferase RlmE, with translation MGKKKRSASSTRWLNEHFKDLFVQKAHKQKLRSRAYFKLDEIQQTDRLFKPGMTVVDLGAAPGGWSQYVVSQIGGKGRVIACDILEMDPIVGVDFLQGDFREENVLNALLERVGEAKVDVVMSDMAPNFSGMPSVDIPRAMYLVELALDMCKQVLAHKGSFVVKVFQGEGFDEYLREIRSLFSVVKVRKPEASRGRSREVYIVATGYKY, from the coding sequence ATGGGAAAGAAAAAACGTTCAGCAAGTTCAACCCGTTGGTTGAATGAGCATTTTAAAGATCTATTTGTGCAAAAAGCACATAAGCAAAAATTGCGTTCTCGAGCTTATTTTAAGCTTGATGAAATTCAGCAAACGGATCGCTTATTTAAACCGGGTATGACCGTGGTAGATCTCGGTGCAGCACCGGGTGGTTGGTCGCAATATGTGGTGAGCCAAATTGGTGGCAAAGGGCGTGTTATCGCCTGTGATATTTTAGAAATGGATCCTATTGTGGGGGTTGATTTTCTGCAAGGGGATTTCCGTGAAGAAAATGTATTGAATGCTTTGCTGGAACGCGTAGGTGAGGCAAAAGTTGATGTGGTAATGTCGGATATGGCGCCAAATTTTAGTGGTATGCCATCAGTGGACATTCCTCGTGCAATGTATTTAGTGGAACTGGCTTTGGATATGTGTAAACAAGTATTGGCGCACAAAGGCAGTTTCGTTGTGAAAGTTTTCCAAGGTGAGGGCTTTGATGAATATTTAAGAGAAATTCGTTCTCTGTTTAGTGTCGTTAAAGTGCGTAAACCTGAAGCATCTCGTGGGCGTTCTCGTGAGGTGTATATTGTGGCAACGGGTTACAAATATTAA
- a CDS encoding DUF896 domain-containing protein, translating to MRILELDRINELARKAKVTALSEAELNERSALRQRYLAAIRGQLTNILSTVSVVDPDGNDVTPTKLREAQRSGMQVATY from the coding sequence ATGCGTATTTTGGAATTAGATAGAATTAACGAATTAGCTCGCAAAGCAAAAGTTACCGCACTTTCTGAAGCTGAATTAAATGAGCGTAGCGCGTTACGTCAGCGTTATTTAGCGGCAATCCGTGGACAATTAACCAATATTTTATCTACCGTAAGTGTGGTTGATCCAGACGGCAATGATGTTACCCCAACGAAATTGCGTGAAGCACAACGCAGTGGAATGCAAGTTGCCACTTATTAA
- a CDS encoding lactate/malate family dehydrogenase has product MKVSIIGAGAVGVGICNYLLTMGECQEVVLVDLNKERTRGEQLDFSHTSALTFAKNTKVISGEYEDTRDSDVVVITAGAQIKVGQDRLEIGHINAKITVDIARQLERYTPNAIIIVVTNPCDILTHFIIRNTNFPAHRVISAGCVVDTARMMKIIADKVKIDPKNVFGYVMGEHGANSFIPWSIVNIAGQKIDDFCQQNDVPMLDPQELLKATKAIGLEVFSLKLNTNHAIAASVFRIIRAISINEYSVLPVGTMLNGEYGLNDVVVNVPMVISSKGVERILKYKLPADELEQLHQCAKALRQVVEQVAESTGLNC; this is encoded by the coding sequence ATGAAAGTATCCATTATCGGTGCTGGCGCTGTGGGCGTGGGCATTTGTAATTATCTTCTGACTATGGGTGAATGCCAAGAAGTGGTCTTGGTGGATCTCAACAAAGAACGCACTCGTGGTGAACAGTTAGATTTCAGCCATACTAGCGCATTAACCTTCGCCAAAAACACCAAAGTTATTTCCGGTGAATATGAAGATACTCGTGATAGCGATGTGGTGGTGATCACCGCTGGCGCACAAATTAAAGTGGGGCAAGATCGCTTAGAAATCGGTCATATCAATGCGAAAATCACCGTGGATATTGCCCGTCAATTAGAACGTTATACACCCAATGCGATTATCATTGTGGTCACCAATCCTTGTGATATTCTCACCCACTTCATTATTCGCAATACGAACTTCCCCGCTCACCGTGTGATTAGCGCAGGTTGTGTGGTGGATACGGCGCGAATGATGAAAATTATTGCCGATAAAGTAAAAATCGATCCGAAAAACGTGTTTGGTTATGTGATGGGCGAACACGGCGCAAATAGTTTTATTCCTTGGAGTATCGTCAATATCGCAGGGCAAAAAATCGATGATTTTTGCCAGCAAAATGATGTGCCGATGCTCGATCCACAAGAGCTACTCAAAGCCACCAAAGCCATTGGTTTAGAAGTGTTCAGCTTAAAACTCAACACCAATCACGCCATTGCGGCGAGCGTGTTCCGCATTATTCGCGCCATTAGCATTAATGAATATTCGGTCTTGCCCGTTGGCACAATGCTCAATGGCGAATACGGCTTAAACGATGTGGTGGTGAACGTGCCAATGGTCATCAGTAGCAAAGGCGTAGAACGTATTTTGAAATACAAACTGCCTGCCGATGAGCTAGAACAACTTCACCAATGTGCCAAAGCCCTGCGCCAAGTGGTTGAGCAAGTGGCAGAAAGCACGGGATTGAATTGTTAA
- a CDS encoding LysR family transcriptional regulator yields MQQIDLNDMRFFVTVIQSGSLTHAAEQLNVPKSRLSRRLTKLENQLGSKLLDRNRNGVRLNDLGEHFYQHALIAVEAAESAVNSVADCLATPRGLLRISVSSEILRYWLTPHLSHYLQQHPDVELNITMENRRANLLQEGVDIALRIGELDLDDVVAKHLLDIDSGVYASPHYLKANGTPYTPQELKNHRLLHKSDGKNWLFKQGNQRELIQGKKALQANDASVLAQLVEDSYGIALLPELSGLIQPHWQKLLPDWQVESVPLYAIYYKNRGLAPTVRTCVNFLSEIAKNSPK; encoded by the coding sequence ATGCAACAAATCGATCTCAATGATATGCGTTTTTTTGTTACCGTGATCCAATCTGGTAGCCTAACCCACGCGGCGGAACAGCTGAACGTGCCGAAATCTCGCTTAAGCCGCCGTTTGACAAAATTAGAAAATCAGCTGGGTAGCAAACTGCTCGATCGTAATCGCAATGGGGTGCGGCTAAATGATCTGGGTGAACATTTTTATCAACACGCCTTAATTGCGGTGGAAGCGGCAGAAAGTGCGGTGAATTCTGTGGCAGATTGTTTAGCCACGCCCCGTGGGTTACTGCGTATTTCCGTTTCCAGTGAAATTTTGCGTTATTGGCTCACACCACATTTATCGCACTATTTACAGCAACACCCTGATGTTGAGCTGAATATTACAATGGAAAACCGCCGCGCGAATTTATTGCAAGAAGGCGTGGATATTGCCTTACGCATTGGTGAGCTTGATCTTGATGATGTGGTTGCCAAACATTTATTAGATATTGATTCTGGGGTTTACGCTTCACCTCATTATTTAAAGGCAAATGGCACGCCATACACGCCACAAGAACTGAAAAACCACCGCTTGCTACATAAAAGTGATGGAAAAAATTGGCTTTTCAAGCAGGGCAATCAACGGGAATTAATCCAAGGGAAAAAAGCCTTACAAGCCAATGATGCTTCAGTGTTGGCGCAGCTTGTTGAAGATAGCTATGGCATTGCCCTGTTACCTGAGCTTTCAGGCTTAATTCAACCTCATTGGCAAAAATTATTACCCGATTGGCAAGTGGAAAGCGTGCCTTTATATGCCATTTATTATAAAAATCGCGGGCTTGCGCCAACGGTGCGGACATGTGTTAATTTTTTGAGCGAAATAGCAAAAAATTCGCCAAAATAA
- a CDS encoding pirin family protein, which translates to MRTVNRVYQAPQQHWVGDGFYVSPLFSHSQKDKVTSPFLMLDYAMPMEFKPHNGAPRGVGAHPHAGFETVTIALQGEVEHRDSDGNGGVIGSGDVQWMTAGNGIVHQEFHSENFSRTGGMFEMLQLWVNLPAKDKNAPAGYQSIKAADIPTYHFADNAGTARIIAGELDGVKGPARTFTELNMWEMDIKANHSVTINVPETHHLMLVALRGSAVINDSNRANPTELVIFNHESGEVKITAGDENVKMVLLSGVPIDEPIAAYGPFVMNTREELIEKFNAFNKGEFGDIH; encoded by the coding sequence ATGCGTACAGTAAATCGAGTATATCAAGCACCACAACAACATTGGGTGGGCGATGGCTTTTATGTATCACCTTTATTTTCACATAGCCAAAAAGATAAAGTAACTAGCCCATTTTTAATGCTAGATTACGCAATGCCAATGGAGTTTAAACCTCATAACGGCGCGCCAAGAGGCGTAGGCGCACATCCACACGCAGGATTTGAAACCGTCACAATCGCGTTACAAGGTGAAGTAGAACACCGTGATAGCGATGGTAACGGCGGCGTAATTGGCTCAGGCGATGTACAATGGATGACCGCAGGAAATGGGATCGTTCACCAAGAGTTCCATAGCGAAAACTTCAGCCGTACAGGCGGAATGTTTGAAATGCTACAACTTTGGGTAAACTTGCCAGCGAAAGACAAAAACGCCCCAGCGGGTTATCAAAGCATTAAAGCGGCAGATATTCCAACTTATCACTTTGCGGATAATGCAGGAACAGCACGCATTATTGCAGGTGAACTGGACGGCGTAAAAGGCCCAGCTCGTACCTTTACTGAGTTAAATATGTGGGAAATGGATATTAAAGCCAACCATAGCGTAACCATTAACGTGCCAGAAACCCACCATTTAATGTTGGTGGCATTACGCGGATCTGCCGTGATTAACGACAGCAACCGTGCGAACCCAACAGAATTGGTGATTTTCAACCACGAAAGCGGCGAAGTTAAAATCACCGCAGGTGATGAAAACGTGAAAATGGTGCTACTCAGCGGCGTGCCAATTGATGAGCCAATTGCAGCCTACGGCCCGTTCGTCATGAACACCCGCGAAGAATTAATCGAAAAATTCAACGCGTTTAACAAAGGTGAGTTTGGTGATATTCATTAA
- a CDS encoding MOSC domain-containing protein — protein sequence MKLQHIYLYPIKSTQSYEVAQAVVQPQGLNFDRTFMLTELDGTFITARKDAELYHFYALPTPLGLYIQHKDGSAIQVQYTDFQQSQACEVWGNEFNSLLAPQDINHWFSEKIGRAVQLRWTGEHTQRKIKRYSDQPLSFADGYPLLLITEASFNAVQQACPSPISPLQFRPNLIIDGIAPFEEQQWAEIQIGEVKFLHSKPCERCVLTTRNPTTNQTDPKMEPFRTLKKLNRNEQGAPLFGINLIPLNTGIIRVNDEVKVLTLK from the coding sequence ATGAAATTACAGCATATTTACTTATACCCAATCAAATCTACGCAAAGCTATGAAGTGGCGCAAGCCGTGGTTCAACCGCAAGGGCTAAATTTTGATCGCACGTTTATGCTCACAGAATTAGACGGCACCTTTATCACCGCACGCAAAGATGCGGAACTGTATCATTTTTACGCCTTACCAACACCGCTTGGTTTATATATTCAACATAAAGACGGTTCAGCCATTCAAGTTCAATATACGGATTTTCAGCAAAGCCAAGCCTGCGAAGTGTGGGGGAATGAATTTAACTCATTGCTTGCACCGCAAGACATTAATCACTGGTTTAGCGAGAAAATAGGCCGTGCCGTGCAATTGCGCTGGACAGGCGAACACACGCAACGCAAAATTAAACGCTACTCCGACCAACCGCTTTCTTTTGCCGATGGCTACCCACTTTTGCTCATCACTGAAGCGTCTTTTAACGCAGTACAGCAAGCTTGCCCAAGCCCAATTTCACCGCTGCAATTTCGCCCAAATCTAATTATTGACGGCATCGCCCCCTTTGAAGAACAGCAATGGGCTGAAATTCAAATTGGTGAAGTCAAATTCTTACACAGCAAACCCTGCGAACGCTGCGTTCTCACCACTCGCAACCCTACCACCAACCAAACCGATCCGAAAATGGAACCTTTCCGCACGCTGAAAAAACTCAACCGCAATGAACAAGGCGCACCACTTTTCGGCATTAATTTAATTCCATTGAATACGGGGATTATTCGCGTAAATGATGAAGTGAAAGTTTTGACGTTAAAATAA
- the ilvN gene encoding acetolactate synthase small subunit: MRRILSVLLENESGALSRVVGLFSQRAFNIESLTVAPTDDPTLSRMTIEAYGDEQVLEQIEKQLHKLVDVFKVISLSDCEHVEREVMLVKVRAQGSSRDELKLLAEIFRGQIVDVTTKSYTIQLVGTKDKLDAFVKALKEESSLIEIVRSGLISLSRGEKNCL; encoded by the coding sequence ATGCGTAGAATTTTATCAGTGTTATTAGAAAATGAATCGGGGGCGTTATCCCGCGTAGTGGGCTTATTCTCTCAACGTGCCTTTAATATTGAAAGCCTCACTGTTGCGCCCACCGATGATCCCACGCTTTCGCGTATGACTATCGAAGCTTACGGCGATGAGCAAGTGCTAGAGCAAATTGAAAAGCAACTACATAAGCTAGTGGACGTGTTTAAAGTAATAAGCCTAAGCGATTGTGAACACGTTGAACGTGAAGTGATGTTGGTGAAAGTGCGTGCACAAGGCAGCTCCCGTGATGAGTTAAAACTCTTGGCGGAAATCTTTCGCGGACAAATCGTGGACGTTACCACCAAATCCTACACCATTCAATTAGTGGGAACAAAAGACAAACTTGATGCTTTTGTAAAAGCATTAAAAGAAGAAAGTTCGCTGATTGAAATTGTCCGTTCAGGCTTGATCAGCCTTTCGCGTGGCGAGAAAAATTGTTTGTAG
- the yhbY gene encoding ribosome assembly RNA-binding protein YhbY, translating into MQLSTKQKQFLKGLAHHLSPVVMLGGNGLTEGVIAEIDNALNHHELIKVKIAGADRETKQLIIDAIVRETQAAAVQTIGHILVLYRPSEEHKISLPKK; encoded by the coding sequence ATGCAGTTATCAACAAAACAAAAACAATTTTTAAAAGGGCTTGCACACCATTTAAGCCCTGTCGTTATGCTAGGTGGAAATGGCTTAACCGAAGGGGTTATTGCTGAAATCGACAACGCCCTCAATCATCACGAATTAATTAAAGTGAAAATTGCTGGCGCCGATCGCGAAACCAAACAGCTGATTATTGATGCGATTGTGAGAGAAACGCAAGCCGCAGCAGTGCAAACTATCGGTCATATCCTTGTGCTTTATCGACCAAGCGAAGAGCATAAAATTTCCTTACCTAAAAAATAA
- a CDS encoding antitoxin, protein MMQGRLRQQGGAIILTVPNSIALQMGWQAGNVLNIETKNETVVLSSAKRQPKGRKNLAQLLEGIDSQEIAALNADVAEVMESPAQGKEVW, encoded by the coding sequence ATGATGCAAGGCAGATTAAGACAACAAGGTGGGGCGATTATTTTAACCGTGCCAAATTCTATTGCCCTTCAAATGGGTTGGCAAGCAGGTAATGTGTTGAATATTGAAACGAAAAATGAAACGGTCGTGCTAAGTTCGGCTAAGCGTCAGCCTAAGGGACGAAAAAATCTTGCTCAGCTATTAGAAGGCATTGATAGCCAAGAAATTGCAGCGTTAAACGCTGATGTTGCTGAAGTGATGGAAAGCCCTGCACAAGGTAAAGAAGTATGGTAA
- the greA gene encoding transcription elongation factor GreA: MQQIPMTVRGAAQLREELEFLKNVRRPEIIKAIAEAREHGDLKENAEYHAAREQQGFCEGRIQEIEGKLANSQIIDVTKMPNNGKVIFGATVVLVNVNTDEEVTYQIVGDDEADIKQGLISVNSPIARGLIGKEVDDSVTIATPGGTVEFDIIEVEYK, translated from the coding sequence ATGCAACAAATTCCAATGACGGTACGCGGTGCAGCGCAATTAAGAGAAGAGTTAGAGTTTTTAAAGAATGTTCGCCGTCCAGAAATTATTAAAGCTATTGCGGAAGCGCGTGAACACGGTGATTTGAAAGAGAATGCGGAATATCACGCGGCGCGTGAACAGCAAGGTTTTTGCGAAGGGCGTATTCAAGAAATTGAAGGGAAATTAGCCAACAGCCAAATCATTGATGTAACTAAAATGCCAAATAACGGTAAAGTGATCTTTGGTGCAACCGTAGTGCTGGTGAATGTGAATACGGACGAAGAAGTTACCTACCAAATCGTGGGCGATGATGAAGCGGATATTAAACAAGGCTTAATTTCGGTAAATTCACCCATTGCTCGTGGCTTGATCGGTAAAGAAGTGGATGATAGTGTCACCATCGCCACCCCTGGGGGAACGGTTGAGTTCGATATTATTGAGGTGGAATATAAATAA
- the dacB gene encoding serine-type D-Ala-D-Ala carboxypeptidase, translating into MYKLSSKLLPFALGIAFALHTPYSAAEVDVAQLSTQLPGGTSLSFVAKNLKTQEILTALNPQTFMLPASTQKVFTALAAKLSLGDEFYFKTTLLRQGDIQNGELRGNLVIVFTGDPDLTSDQLYHLLAQLKQQGIQRITGDLILDTSVFTGHDRGLGWIWNDLSMCFNSPPAAVNINHNCFYVDLDANLPTGELVKFNVPAQYPVQVFGQVRVASKEEAPYCQLDAVLHDNNRYQIKGCLARQSKPFALSFAVQDPNAYAAAIIQRQLNRLGIAFNGKIQQPRTAQKGQFLAQHLSKPLPDLIKKMMKKSDNQIADALFRTIGYHYYKRPASFQLSAKAMRQILQSQAGIKFDNSVIADGSGLSRHNSISANIMLQALEYIANHETQLHLLDSFPIAGVDGTLSGRGSMTNPPLAQNISAKTGALKGVYNLAGFMKNAKGDPIAFVQFINGYSTGDLENKTKRAPLVRFENALYNQLYQD; encoded by the coding sequence ATGTACAAATTATCATCAAAATTACTGCCTTTCGCATTAGGCATTGCCTTTGCTTTGCACACGCCATATAGTGCTGCTGAAGTGGACGTGGCACAACTTAGCACGCAGCTTCCTGGGGGAACGAGCCTTTCTTTTGTGGCGAAAAACTTAAAAACGCAAGAAATTCTCACCGCACTTAATCCACAAACCTTTATGCTTCCTGCAAGTACGCAGAAAGTATTTACCGCACTCGCCGCTAAACTCAGCCTTGGCGATGAATTTTATTTTAAAACAACTCTGCTACGTCAAGGTGATATTCAAAATGGTGAGTTACGCGGTAACTTAGTCATTGTCTTCACAGGTGATCCAGATTTAACCAGTGATCAACTGTATCATCTACTAGCCCAATTAAAACAACAAGGCATTCAGCGCATTACAGGTGATCTTATTTTAGATACTTCCGTATTTACTGGACACGACCGTGGCTTAGGTTGGATTTGGAATGATTTGTCAATGTGCTTTAATTCACCCCCTGCGGCGGTGAATATCAATCACAACTGTTTTTATGTGGATCTTGATGCCAATTTGCCTACGGGTGAATTGGTGAAATTCAATGTGCCAGCGCAATATCCTGTGCAAGTGTTCGGTCAAGTGCGTGTGGCAAGCAAAGAAGAAGCGCCTTATTGCCAACTTGATGCCGTGTTGCACGACAACAATCGCTATCAAATTAAAGGCTGTCTTGCTCGTCAAAGTAAACCTTTTGCGCTCAGTTTTGCTGTGCAAGATCCCAATGCTTATGCTGCAGCCATTATTCAACGTCAATTAAACCGCCTTGGCATTGCATTTAATGGTAAAATCCAACAGCCGCGCACGGCACAAAAAGGGCAGTTTTTAGCACAGCATTTGTCTAAACCGCTGCCAGATTTGATCAAAAAAATGATGAAAAAATCCGATAACCAAATTGCCGATGCCCTCTTTCGCACCATTGGTTATCACTATTACAAGCGCCCTGCGTCCTTTCAACTTTCCGCAAAAGCAATGCGCCAAATTTTGCAATCTCAAGCAGGAATAAAATTCGATAATAGCGTTATCGCCGATGGGTCAGGGCTTTCACGCCACAACTCAATTTCTGCCAATATAATGTTGCAAGCCCTTGAATATATTGCCAATCACGAAACGCAACTGCATTTATTAGACAGCTTTCCTATTGCGGGGGTAGATGGCACATTAAGCGGACGGGGTTCGATGACCAATCCCCCTTTAGCGCAAAACATTTCTGCAAAAACAGGCGCATTAAAAGGGGTTTATAACCTCGCGGGCTTTATGAAAAATGCGAAAGGCGACCCTATTGCCTTCGTACAATTTATCAACGGCTATTCCACGGGCGATCTGGAAAACAAAACCAAACGCGCGCCCTTAGTGCGTTTTGAAAATGCCCTTTACAACCAACTTTATCAGGATTAA
- a CDS encoding type II toxin-antitoxin system PemK/MazF family toxin, producing MVMRVPKKGEIWYVDPDPTSERELRNPHYFIVISEQVLNQALGVAICCPISSGGNAARSQSVTVALDGASIKSGKVTGVILCHQIRSLDLNARNAKFATVAESYLVDEVVMKLVDLIDPQ from the coding sequence ATGGTAATGCGCGTGCCAAAAAAAGGGGAGATTTGGTATGTAGATCCTGATCCAACATCAGAGCGAGAACTACGCAATCCCCATTATTTTATTGTGATTTCTGAACAGGTATTGAATCAGGCATTGGGCGTAGCAATTTGTTGTCCTATTTCCAGTGGTGGAAATGCGGCACGTTCGCAAAGTGTTACCGTTGCATTAGACGGGGCTAGCATAAAATCAGGAAAGGTAACTGGCGTTATTCTTTGTCATCAAATACGATCGCTTGATTTGAACGCTCGCAATGCAAAATTTGCTACTGTGGCAGAATCTTATTTGGTAGATGAAGTGGTGATGAAATTAGTGGATCTTATTGATCCACAGTAA
- the ftsH gene encoding ATP-dependent zinc metalloprotease FtsH gives MVKNLVLWIVIAVVMMSAYQGFSGSSNGNLTDYTTFITDVGNDQVRQVRFEENELQVTKSDGSKYSTVIPIYDDKLLNDLLNKKVKVEGTLPERRGILSQILISWFPMLLLVGVWFFFMRQMQGGGGKAMSFGKSRAKMLTKEQIKTTFADVAGCDEAKEEVGEIVDFLRDPSKFQKLGGKIPKGILMVGPPGTGKTLLAKAIAGEAKVPFFTISGSDFVEMFVGVGASRVRDMFEQAKKNAPCLIFIDEIDAVGRQRGAGLGGGHDEREQTLNQMLVEMDGFEGNEGVIVIAATNRPDVLDPALTRPGRFDRQVVVGLPDVLGREQILKVHMRKVPVAPDVNAMTLARGTPGYSGADLANLVNEAALFAARMNKPLVSMLEFEKAKDKINMGPERRTMIMTDKQKESTAYHEAGHAIVGYLVPEHDPVHKVTIIPRGRALGVTFFLPEGDQVSISQKQLESKLSTLYAGRLAEDLIYGEENISTGASNDIKVATNIARNMVTQWGFSDKLGPILYSEDEGEVFLGRSMAKAKHMSDETAHLIDEEVRAIVTRNYERARQLLIDNMDILHAMKDALVKYETIEEEQIKQLMNREPVTPPAGWDDNGKASSEKTAEPNASAKNQSTADQSAVENSDKSEHN, from the coding sequence ATGGTCAAAAACTTAGTCCTATGGATTGTGATTGCAGTAGTTATGATGTCTGCATATCAGGGCTTTAGCGGTAGTTCGAATGGTAATCTTACCGATTACACCACCTTTATTACTGATGTGGGTAATGATCAAGTACGCCAAGTGCGATTTGAAGAGAACGAATTACAAGTTACTAAATCTGATGGTTCAAAATATTCAACCGTAATACCAATTTATGACGATAAATTATTGAATGATTTATTAAATAAAAAGGTAAAAGTAGAAGGAACGTTGCCAGAAAGACGTGGTATTTTATCGCAAATTCTCATCTCTTGGTTCCCAATGCTATTGCTTGTTGGCGTATGGTTCTTCTTTATGCGCCAAATGCAAGGCGGTGGCGGTAAGGCGATGAGCTTTGGTAAAAGCCGTGCCAAAATGCTCACCAAAGAGCAAATTAAAACCACCTTTGCTGATGTAGCAGGCTGTGATGAAGCCAAAGAAGAAGTGGGGGAAATCGTTGATTTCTTGCGTGATCCAAGCAAATTCCAAAAATTGGGCGGCAAAATTCCAAAAGGGATTTTAATGGTTGGACCACCGGGAACGGGTAAAACCTTATTAGCTAAAGCCATTGCAGGTGAAGCGAAAGTACCATTTTTTACCATTTCAGGTTCTGACTTCGTAGAAATGTTTGTCGGCGTGGGGGCTTCTCGCGTGCGTGATATGTTTGAACAAGCGAAGAAAAATGCGCCTTGCTTGATTTTTATTGATGAAATTGATGCAGTGGGTCGCCAACGTGGTGCAGGCCTTGGTGGTGGACACGATGAGCGTGAACAAACCCTTAACCAAATGTTAGTGGAAATGGACGGTTTTGAAGGCAATGAAGGGGTGATTGTGATTGCCGCAACCAACCGTCCAGATGTGCTTGATCCTGCCTTAACACGTCCAGGGCGTTTTGACCGCCAAGTGGTAGTGGGCTTGCCAGATGTATTAGGGCGTGAGCAAATCTTAAAAGTGCATATGCGTAAAGTGCCTGTTGCACCAGATGTAAATGCGATGACCCTTGCACGTGGCACACCGGGTTATTCAGGTGCTGATTTAGCTAACCTTGTGAATGAAGCTGCACTATTTGCTGCTCGAATGAACAAGCCATTGGTTTCAATGCTTGAGTTTGAAAAAGCGAAAGACAAAATCAATATGGGGCCTGAACGCCGCACAATGATTATGACGGATAAGCAAAAAGAATCCACCGCTTATCACGAAGCAGGACACGCCATTGTGGGCTATTTAGTGCCAGAACACGATCCAGTACATAAAGTAACCATTATTCCGCGCGGGCGTGCTTTAGGGGTAACTTTCTTCTTACCAGAAGGGGATCAAGTAAGCATTAGCCAAAAACAATTAGAAAGTAAACTTTCCACCCTTTATGCTGGGCGTTTGGCGGAGGATTTGATTTACGGTGAAGAAAATATTTCAACTGGTGCATCAAATGACATTAAAGTCGCAACGAATATTGCGCGTAATATGGTTACCCAGTGGGGCTTCTCTGATAAATTAGGGCCAATTCTTTATTCTGAAGATGAAGGTGAAGTATTCTTAGGACGCTCAATGGCGAAAGCAAAACATATGTCTGATGAAACAGCGCACCTTATTGATGAAGAAGTGCGTGCGATTGTAACGCGTAACTACGAGCGCGCAAGACAGCTATTAATTGACAATATGGATATTTTACACGCAATGAAAGATGCGTTAGTGAAATATGAAACCATTGAAGAAGAGCAAATTAAACAGCTGATGAACCGCGAGCCAGTAACGCCACCAGCAGGTTGGGACGACAACGGCAAAGCAAGTTCAGAAAAAACGGCTGAACCAAATGCTTCTGCAAAAAATCAAAGTACGGCAGATCAAAGTGCGGTAGAAAATTCAGACAAATCTGAACACAACTAA